The following coding sequences lie in one Tachysurus fulvidraco isolate hzauxx_2018 chromosome 19, HZAU_PFXX_2.0, whole genome shotgun sequence genomic window:
- the tspan9b gene encoding tetraspanin-9 isoform X2, with the protein MARGCLCCVKYMMFLFNLLFWLSGCGLLGVGIWLSMSQGSFATFSPSFPSLSAANLVIILGSIVMVTGFLGCMGAIKENKCLLLSFFIVLLIILLAELILLILFFVYTDKVSENAQQDLKEGLQLYNTDNNIGLRNAWNIIQSEWQCCGVSGHTDWHDALPDKTVPDRCCQEHYKECGRNSSNVFWSQGCYEKVVDWLDDNKHLLGTIAMCVLVIQLLGMAFSMTLYQQIHRVGKKYNA; encoded by the exons CAACCTGCTCTTCTGG ttaTCAGGCTGTGGTTTACTGGGAGTAGGGATCTGGCTCTCCATGTCTCAGGGGAGCTTCGCCACattctctccctccttcccctCGCTCTCGGCCGCCAATCTGGTCATCATCCTGGGCTCTATCGTCATGGTGACAGGCTTCCTGGGTTGTATGGGTGCCATCAAGGAGAACAAGTGCCTGTTGCTGAGT TTCTTCATTGTCCTGTTGATAATTCTGCTGGCAGAGTTGattctcctcatcctcttcttTGTCTATACAGATAAG GTGAGTGAGAATGCACAGCAGGACCTGAAGGAGGGTCTGCAACTGTACAACACTGACAACAACATCGGACTGCGCAACGCATGGAACATCATCCagtctgag TGGCAGTGTTGTGGTGTAAGTGGGCACACAGATTGGCACGATGCCCTTCCTGATAAGACAGTCCCAGACCGCTGTTGTCAGGAGCATTATAAAGAATGTGGGCGCAATTCCAGTAATGTCTTCTGGTCTCAG GGCTGCTACGAGAAGGTGGTGGACTGGCTGGATGATAACAAACATCTGTTGGGCACCATCGCTATGTGTGTGCTGGTCATACAG CTCCTCGGCATGGCGTTCTCCATGACACTGTACCAGCAGATTCACAGAGTGGGGAAGAAGTACAATGCCTAA